A region of Bacillus rossius redtenbacheri isolate Brsri chromosome 2, Brsri_v3, whole genome shotgun sequence DNA encodes the following proteins:
- the LOC134528933 gene encoding uncharacterized protein DDB_G0290685-like codes for MGEWSTRCPPVLVPRRPRWLGVTRRCGTPGVCLQVLVLRLGADSLDALGDGEQNSLDALGDGEQNSIYDLGDGEQNSLDTLGDGEQNSIHDLGDGEQNSLHDLGDGEQNSLNALGDGEQNSLDALGDGEQNSIYDLGDGEQNSLDTLGDGEQNSIHDLGDGEQNSLHDLGDGEQNSLDALGDGEQNSIHDLGDGEQNSLDALGDGEQNSLDALGDGEQNSIYDLGDGEQNSLDTLGDGEQNSIHDLGDGEQNSLHDLGDGEQNSLNALGDGEQNSLDALGDGEQNSIYDLGDGEQNSIHDLGDGEQNSLHDLGDGEQNSLDALGDGEQNSIHDLGDGEQNSLDALGDGEQNSLDALGDGEQNSIYDLGDGEQNSLDTLGDGEQNSIHDLGDGEQNSLHDLGDGEQNSLYALGDGEQNSLDALGDGEQNSIYDLGDGEQNSLDTLGDGEQNSIHDLGDGEQNSLHDLGDGEQNSLDALGDGEQNSIHDLGDGEQNSLHDLGDGEQNSLYALGNGEQNSLNALGDGEQNSIHVLGDGEQNSLHDLGDGEQNSLLDLGDCEQNSLHDLGDGEQNSLDALGDCE; via the exons ATGGG CGAGTGGAGCACTCGCTGTCCGCCGGTACTCGTTCCGAGACGTCCCCGTTGGCTTGGTGTCACCCGTCGCTGCGGCACCCCGGGCGTCTGCCTCCAGGTGCTCGTGCTGCGCCTCGGTGCCGACTCGCTCGACGCTCTTGGGGACGGCGAGCAGAACTCGCTCGACGCTCTTGGGGACGGCGAGCAGAACTCGATCTACGATCTGGGGGACGGCGAGCAGAACTCGCTCGACACTCTTGGGGATGGCGAGCAGAACTCAATCCACGATCTTGGGGACGGTGAGCAGAACTCGCTCCACGATCTTGGGGACGGCGAGCAGAACTCGCTTAACGCTCTTGGGGACGGCGAGCAGAACTCGCTCGACGCTCTTGGGGACGGCGAGCAGAACTCGATCTACGATCTGGGGGACGGCGAGCAGAACTCGCTCGACACTCTTGGGGATGGCGAGCAGAACTCAATCCACGATCTTGGGGACGGTGAGCAGAACTCGCTCCACGATCTTGGGGACGGCGAGCAGAACTCGCTCGACGCTCTTGGGGACGGCGAGCAGAACTCGATCCACGATCTTGGGGACGGCGAGCAGAACTCGCTTGACGCTCTTGGGGACGGCGAGCAGAACTCGCTCGACGCTCTTGGGGACGGCGAGCAGAACTCGATCTACGATCTTGGGGACGGCGAGCAGAACTCGCTCGACACTCTTGGGGATGGCGAGCAGAACTCAATCCACGATCTTGGGGACGGTGAGCAGAACTCGCTCCACGATCTTGGGGACGGCGAGCAGAACTCGCTTAACGCTCTTGGGGACGGCGAGCAGAACTCGCTCGACGCTCTTGGGGACGGCGAGCAGAACTCGATCTACGATCTGGGGGATGGCGAGCAGAACTCAATCCACGATCTTGGGGACGGTGAGCAGAACTCGCTCCACGATCTTGGGGACGGCGAGCAGAACTCGCTCGACGCTCTTGGGGACGGCGAGCAGAACTCGATCCACGATCTTGGGGACGGCGAGCAGAACTCGCTTGATGCTCTTGGGGACGGCGAGCAGAACTCGCTCGACGCTCTTGGGGACGGCGAGCAGAACTCGATCTACGATCTGGGGGACGGCGAGCAGAACTCGCTCGACACTCTTGGGGATGGCGAGCAGAACTCAATCCACGATCTTGGGGACGGTGAGCAGAACTCGCTCCACGATCTTGGGGACGGCGAGCAGAACTCGCTCTACGCTCTTGGGGACGGCGAGCAGAACTCGCTCGACGCTCTTGGGGACGGCGAGCAGAACTCGATCTACGATCTGGGGGACGGCGAGCAGAACTCGCTCGACACTCTTGGGGATGGCGAGCAGAACTCAATCCACGATCTTGGGGACGGTGAGCAGAACTCGCTCCACGATCTTGGGGACGGCGAGCAGAACTCGCTCGACGCTCTTGGGGACGGCGAGCAGAACTCGATCCACGATCTTGGGGACGGCGAGCAGAACTCGCTCCACGATCTTGGGGACGGCGAGCAGAACTCGCTCTACGCTCTTGGGAACGGCGAGCAGAACTCGCTTAACGCTCTTGGGGACGGCGAGCAGAACTCGATCCACGTCCTTGGTGACGGCGAGCAGAACTCGCTCCACGATCTTGGGGACGGCGAGCAGAACTCGCTCCTCGATCTTGGGGACTGCGAGCAGAACTCGCTCCACGATCTTGGGGACGGCGAGCAGAACTCGCTCGACGCTCTTGGGGACTGCGAGTAG